The following are encoded in a window of Candidatus Omnitrophota bacterium genomic DNA:
- the dnaA gene encoding chromosomal replication initiator protein DnaA, producing MSLLTIWENAQPLIRSKIGETSHETWFSILSIKEKNPDTLIIETPDEFFKNWIVEHYLTFIEEAVNEQTPKNINLEFEVNSQLLGAQKQKKFSILEKKFEEKHSPKTGIVDSSIITPRFTFENFVVGSSNRFAHAASFAVAESPAKEYNPLFLYGGVGLGKTHLMQSIANKIRISKPETKFCYISSEKFTNGLIDAIRHRSTAQFRQKYRSVDVLLVDDIQFIAGKESTQEEFFHTFNDLHQARKQIVVSSDRPPQNIPNLEDRLSSRFAWGLVADVQPPDFETRVAILKKKIERESTKVPDEVVFFIAEQIKTNIRELEGALVRVMAYSLLEERTVSLEMAKIILKDMVKETTKLITVDMIQKIVANHYNISLHDLKTTKRHKNIVLPRQIAMYLSRQLTNLSLPEIGTAFGGKDHTTVLHSCKKIGKEITENSILKQSTEQLSLEIKQ from the coding sequence ATGAGCTTATTAACAATCTGGGAAAACGCACAGCCTCTTATTCGATCCAAAATCGGAGAGACCTCCCATGAAACCTGGTTTTCCATTTTAAGCATCAAAGAAAAAAATCCTGATACACTCATTATCGAAACACCTGACGAATTTTTTAAAAACTGGATTGTCGAACACTATCTTACTTTCATTGAAGAAGCTGTCAACGAACAAACACCAAAAAATATCAATCTTGAATTTGAAGTCAATTCTCAACTTCTCGGCGCCCAAAAACAAAAAAAATTTAGCATATTAGAAAAAAAATTTGAAGAAAAACATTCGCCGAAAACAGGGATTGTTGATTCCTCTATCATCACGCCTCGATTTACTTTTGAAAATTTTGTCGTCGGGTCTTCGAACCGTTTTGCTCATGCCGCTAGCTTTGCTGTTGCTGAATCTCCAGCAAAAGAATACAATCCATTGTTTCTTTACGGCGGAGTTGGGCTTGGAAAAACACATTTAATGCAATCCATCGCAAATAAAATTAGAATAAGTAAACCAGAAACAAAATTCTGCTATATTTCTTCTGAAAAATTTACTAACGGCCTTATTGATGCTATTCGCCATCGATCAACAGCACAATTTCGTCAAAAATATCGTTCTGTAGATGTTCTTCTTGTCGACGATATTCAGTTTATTGCTGGCAAAGAATCAACACAAGAAGAATTTTTTCACACGTTTAATGATCTTCACCAAGCTCGTAAGCAAATCGTTGTTTCGTCGGATAGGCCACCTCAAAATATTCCAAATTTAGAAGATCGGCTAAGCTCTCGTTTTGCGTGGGGGCTTGTTGCAGATGTTCAACCGCCAGACTTTGAAACTCGCGTTGCTATTTTAAAAAAGAAAATTGAACGTGAGTCAACTAAAGTGCCAGATGAAGTTGTTTTTTTTATTGCCGAGCAAATTAAAACAAATATTCGAGAACTTGAAGGGGCTTTGGTTCGAGTTATGGCATATTCTTTATTAGAGGAACGAACCGTTTCTTTAGAAATGGCTAAAATTATATTAAAAGATATGGTTAAAGAAACAACTAAGCTAATTACGGTTGATATGATCCAAAAAATTGTGGCTAATCATTATAATATTTCTTTACATGACTTAAAAACAACCAAAAGACATAAAAATATTGTTTTGCCTCGCCAAATTGCAATGTATTTATCTAGACAGCTTACGAATCTTTCGTTACCTGAAATCGGAACTGCATTTGGGGGTAAAGACCATACGACAGTTTTACACTCATGTAAAAAAATTGGAAAAGAAATAACCGAAAATAGTATTTTGAAACAATCCACGGAACAGTTATCCTTGGAGATTAAACAATAA
- a CDS encoding AAA family ATPase: protein MGKTIALCNQKGGTGKTTTSVNLSAALAHKNKKILLVDTDPQGNATSGLGINKNNIEVSIYDVLLNKAKIKDIVVQTEYENLTVAPCNINLTGAEIELVGALSREARLKRAIEEIKNEYDYIFIDSPPSLGLITLNSLVASDSIIIPIQCEFYALEGVSQLLNTINLIRDGLNPNLAIEGVLMTMADFRTNLTTEVINEIRSFFKEKVYKTVIPRNVRLSEAPSFGKPIAIYDSSSIGAKKYDEFAAEFLGERVENKEEEAVEAK, encoded by the coding sequence ATGGGAAAAACAATCGCGTTATGTAATCAAAAAGGTGGAACTGGAAAGACTACAACGTCAGTCAATCTTTCTGCTGCGTTGGCCCATAAAAATAAAAAAATTCTTTTAGTCGATACAGATCCTCAGGGAAACGCAACGAGTGGACTAGGAATTAATAAAAATAATATTGAAGTATCTATTTATGATGTTCTTTTAAACAAAGCAAAAATAAAAGATATTGTTGTCCAAACTGAATATGAAAATTTAACTGTTGCGCCGTGTAATATTAATTTAACTGGAGCAGAGATTGAGCTTGTTGGGGCTTTATCTCGAGAGGCAAGGTTAAAACGCGCGATTGAAGAAATAAAAAATGAATATGATTATATTTTTATTGATTCACCGCCATCTTTAGGTCTGATTACGTTGAATTCTTTGGTTGCAAGTGATTCGATTATTATTCCAATACAATGTGAATTCTATGCTTTAGAAGGCGTCTCACAACTCTTAAATACAATTAATTTGATAAGAGACGGGCTTAATCCGAATTTAGCAATTGAAGGTGTTTTAATGACTATGGCAGACTTTAGAACAAATTTAACAACAGAAGTTATTAATGAGATAAGAAGCTTTTTTAAGGAAAAGGTTTATAAAACTGTAATTCCAAGAAACGTTCGATTGAGTGAGGCGCCAAGCTTTGGAAAGCCAATTGCGATTTATGATAGCAGCTCGATTGGTGCAAAAAAATATGATGAATTTGCAGCAGAATTTTTAGGCGAGAGAGTTGAGAATAAAGAAGAAGAGGCTGTTGAAGCAAAGTAG
- a CDS encoding YicC family protein, which yields MIKGMTGFGSAEISSGATKGIVEVKSVNHRYLDVGYFLPPGFMLLEDKIRKLVQKDIFRGRISIVMKITKKEAPTVSFNKKVIQTYLKQEKNLKKEFGLSGDLSLGELIRLPGVVDVQETDVNASTLWPAVEKAITKALASLVKMRKREGLSIAKDVKSQLSLMSLQIKKIQLREKQVLFLNKKKMDSEEFESYQKSIDVNEEISRLAHHVVEFQLFLKSNGAVGKKLDFIAQEMQRETNTIGSKIQDKIVSNSVISLKSKIEKLREQAQNVE from the coding sequence ATGATTAAGGGAATGACAGGGTTTGGAAGCGCTGAAATTTCTTCCGGAGCAACAAAAGGTATCGTCGAGGTTAAAAGCGTTAACCATCGTTATTTGGACGTCGGATATTTTTTACCTCCAGGATTTATGCTGTTAGAAGATAAAATTCGCAAGCTTGTTCAAAAGGATATTTTTCGTGGACGCATTTCTATCGTAATGAAGATTACGAAAAAAGAGGCGCCAACAGTTTCTTTTAATAAAAAAGTTATTCAAACGTATTTAAAGCAAGAGAAAAACTTAAAAAAAGAGTTTGGATTATCTGGAGATTTGTCTTTGGGAGAGCTAATTCGTCTTCCTGGGGTTGTTGATGTACAAGAAACAGATGTTAATGCAAGCACTTTATGGCCAGCTGTAGAAAAGGCAATTACAAAAGCTTTGGCGTCTTTGGTGAAGATGCGAAAAAGAGAAGGCCTGAGCATTGCCAAAGATGTTAAAAGCCAGCTATCTCTTATGTCCTTGCAAATAAAGAAGATACAGCTTAGAGAAAAACAAGTATTGTTTTTGAATAAGAAAAAAATGGATTCTGAAGAATTTGAGTCGTATCAAAAAAGCATTGATGTTAATGAAGAAATTTCTCGTTTAGCGCATCATGTTGTAGAATTTCAGCTGTTTTTAAAAAGCAACGGGGCTGTTGGAAAAAAACTTGATTTTATTGCACAAGAAATGCAGCGAGAAACAAATACTATTGGTTCAAAAATACAAGACAAAATTGTTTCTAATTCAGTTATTTCTCTGAAAAGCAAGATCGAAAAATTAAGAGAGCAAGCACAAAACGTTGAATAA
- a CDS encoding flavoprotein, with translation MAKQKHVVLGVTGSIAAYKACDIIRGLQRKNIFVTVLMTEKAKNFITPLTLMSLSQNKVYCEMFVSNFDQWEMDHISLAQKADVFLIAPATANVIGKIAGGIADDLLTSTAITTKAPIVIAPAMNTAMYENTIVQNNIKDLKKHGIEFIDPIPGKLACGDVGKGHLAQTDIIIKKVCALLKNA, from the coding sequence GTGGCGAAGCAAAAGCATGTTGTTCTGGGAGTTACAGGAAGTATCGCCGCGTATAAGGCGTGCGATATTATTCGAGGGCTTCAAAGAAAAAATATTTTTGTTACGGTTCTGATGACTGAAAAGGCAAAAAATTTTATTACGCCACTTACGTTAATGAGTCTTTCTCAGAATAAAGTGTATTGTGAAATGTTTGTATCAAATTTTGATCAATGGGAAATGGATCATATTAGCTTGGCGCAAAAAGCAGATGTTTTTTTAATTGCTCCAGCAACAGCAAATGTGATTGGAAAAATTGCAGGGGGTATTGCAGACGATCTTTTGACAAGCACCGCAATAACAACAAAAGCACCTATTGTAATTGCGCCAGCGATGAATACGGCGATGTATGAAAATACAATTGTTCAAAATAATATTAAAGATTTGAAAAAGCACGGAATAGAGTTTATTGATCCTATTCCTGGAAAGCTCGCGTGTGGCGATGTAGGCAAAGGCCATTTAGCGCAGACAGATATTATTATAAAAAAAGTTTGCGCTCTTTTGAAAAATGCATAA
- the gmk gene encoding guanylate kinase, with amino-acid sequence MNKKNTKKEKGKIFVLSGPSGSGKTTLHKRVLKNKKISKVLVKTISATTRAPRKGEKNGQDYLFLTEKEFLYRRKIGYFLEWKKVFDCYYGTPKKLVDGVLKKGKNVLLCIDVQGAKVVFRQNKEAVGIFLKTKNMSVLKKRLQERGAETSEDFCRRIQTAQKEMKEIKKYKYVVINDVLDVATKKIESILLDEINRETGGVNGVSTARKAFAQS; translated from the coding sequence TTGAATAAGAAAAACACAAAAAAAGAAAAAGGAAAAATTTTTGTTCTTTCGGGCCCGTCGGGTTCAGGAAAAACAACACTACATAAGCGAGTGCTTAAAAATAAAAAAATTTCAAAAGTGCTTGTTAAAACTATTTCGGCGACAACGCGTGCTCCTCGAAAAGGAGAAAAGAATGGCCAAGATTATTTATTTCTTACGGAAAAAGAATTTCTTTATCGGAGAAAGATTGGGTATTTTTTAGAGTGGAAAAAGGTTTTTGATTGTTATTATGGAACGCCAAAGAAATTGGTCGACGGGGTTCTGAAAAAAGGAAAGAATGTTTTACTTTGCATCGACGTTCAAGGCGCAAAGGTTGTGTTTCGGCAGAATAAAGAAGCCGTTGGTATTTTTTTAAAAACTAAGAATATGAGCGTTCTAAAAAAGCGTCTCCAAGAAAGAGGTGCAGAGACAAGTGAAGATTTTTGCAGGCGCATCCAGACGGCTCAAAAAGAGATGAAAGAAATAAAGAAGTACAAGTATGTCGTTATTAATGATGTTCTAGACGTAGCAACAAAAAAGATCGAGAGCATTCTTTTAGATGAGATAAATAGAGAAACAGGAGGAGTCAATGGGGTATCAACCGCTAGAAAAGCTTTTGCCCAAAGCTAA
- the yidD gene encoding membrane protein insertion efficiency factor YidD has translation MIINILSFLIRLYQKIKHSLFTGTCRFHPSCSEYALEALQKYGAVKGSIKAICRILRCSPLSRGGFDPLT, from the coding sequence ATGATTATTAATATATTATCGTTTTTGATACGCTTATATCAAAAAATTAAACACAGCCTTTTTACAGGTACGTGTCGTTTTCATCCTTCATGCTCGGAGTATGCGCTCGAAGCTTTGCAAAAATATGGGGCTGTCAAAGGCTCTATAAAGGCAATTTGTCGAATTTTGCGCTGTTCCCCCCTCTCTCGAGGAGGGTTTGACCCTTTAACATAG
- a CDS encoding ParB/RepB/Spo0J family partition protein has translation MEKSALGRGLSALITENVSLEKGETIAYISTSHIKKNTFQPRKEFNQERLDDLICSIKEKGVLQPLLVRRSGDQYELIAGERRLRAAQSLNIEKVPAIVKIASDQEALVLALIENIQRQELNVIEEAKAFKRLIDEFNFTQDVVAQSVGRDRTTVTNILRLLMLPEEIQKSVLMGSFSMGHARAILSIKDESVQRALWKKTLDKGLSVREVENLVKSETDGYGKKKTKPLDQRDRYVVDLEEDLQRALGTKVRIKAQKKRGQVVIEYYSSDDLERIIDIIKK, from the coding sequence ATGGAAAAAAGTGCTTTAGGAAGAGGACTTTCTGCGTTAATTACAGAGAACGTAAGCTTGGAAAAAGGAGAGACGATCGCCTATATTAGTACGTCTCATATTAAAAAAAACACGTTTCAGCCAAGAAAAGAATTTAATCAAGAAAGGCTTGATGATTTAATTTGCTCTATAAAAGAAAAAGGGGTTTTGCAGCCGTTGCTCGTTCGAAGAAGCGGCGATCAATATGAGCTGATCGCAGGAGAACGTCGTTTAAGGGCAGCGCAAAGTTTAAATATCGAAAAGGTTCCGGCGATTGTTAAAATAGCATCTGATCAAGAGGCTTTAGTCTTGGCATTAATTGAAAATATTCAAAGACAAGAGCTTAATGTTATTGAGGAAGCAAAGGCGTTTAAACGTCTTATTGATGAATTTAATTTTACGCAAGATGTTGTGGCGCAATCAGTTGGGAGAGATCGAACAACAGTTACTAATATTTTAAGATTGCTTATGCTGCCGGAAGAAATTCAAAAAAGTGTTTTGATGGGGTCTTTTTCTATGGGGCATGCGCGCGCGATTCTTAGTATTAAAGATGAATCTGTTCAAAGAGCTCTTTGGAAAAAAACATTAGATAAAGGGCTTTCTGTTCGTGAGGTTGAAAATTTAGTTAAGTCTGAGACCGATGGTTATGGGAAAAAGAAAACAAAACCTTTGGATCAAAGGGATCGATATGTTGTAGATTTGGAAGAAGATTTGCAAAGAGCCTTGGGCACAAAAGTTCGTATTAAAGCGCAAAAAAAACGCGGGCAAGTTGTTATTGAATATTATTCTTCCGACGATCTTGAGCGTATTATTGATATTATTAAAAAATAA
- the dnaN gene encoding DNA polymerase III subunit beta, which translates to MKIKILKDDLLFGITKVQNVVSSKTTLPILSNMLLETTKKSTIRLYATDLDIGISCEIPVQIFEEGAITLPAKKFSDIIKELPSGDILITAKKNNHVEIEGEKCLFKLIGLPKEEFPKFPEFKNVEAVVINQGVLKEMLKMTSFAVSHEEARYILNGVLLEIEDDIIRLVATDGRRLAKIEKTTSAPIKKETKIIIPTKAVYEVMRNIKEEGQISLLTNANQLLFDIDHVLIATRVIEGDYPNYNQVIPTEQKNKIIINTQELLAAIKRANLLTTPDFQAVKFEVFKDKLVVSKITPDLGESREEVKIEYGGPELIVGFNPHFFIEALKNIESEEIGLELLGADKPGVIRMNDYLYLALPMRI; encoded by the coding sequence ATGAAAATCAAGATTTTAAAAGATGACTTGTTGTTTGGAATAACAAAGGTACAAAATGTTGTGTCTTCAAAAACAACATTACCAATCCTTTCTAATATGTTGCTAGAAACAACAAAAAAATCAACAATTCGTCTCTATGCAACAGATCTTGATATTGGAATATCCTGTGAAATACCTGTGCAAATCTTTGAAGAAGGAGCGATAACTCTTCCAGCTAAAAAGTTTAGTGATATTATTAAAGAATTACCATCGGGGGATATTTTAATTACAGCAAAGAAAAACAATCATGTTGAAATTGAGGGAGAAAAATGCTTATTCAAATTAATTGGTCTTCCTAAAGAAGAATTTCCAAAATTTCCTGAATTTAAAAATGTAGAAGCTGTTGTGATTAATCAAGGAGTTTTGAAAGAAATGTTAAAAATGACTTCTTTTGCTGTATCGCATGAAGAAGCAAGATATATCTTAAATGGTGTTTTGTTGGAGATTGAAGATGATATTATACGCCTTGTTGCAACTGATGGCAGAAGATTAGCTAAGATTGAGAAAACAACATCAGCACCAATTAAAAAAGAAACTAAAATCATTATCCCAACAAAAGCTGTTTATGAAGTTATGAGAAATATAAAAGAAGAGGGGCAGATTTCTTTGTTGACGAACGCAAACCAACTTTTGTTTGATATTGATCATGTATTAATTGCAACACGTGTTATCGAAGGAGATTATCCGAACTATAATCAAGTTATTCCTACTGAACAAAAAAATAAAATTATTATCAATACGCAAGAATTGTTAGCTGCAATCAAACGAGCTAATCTTTTAACAACACCTGATTTTCAAGCAGTGAAGTTTGAAGTTTTTAAAGATAAATTAGTTGTTTCAAAAATTACTCCTGACCTAGGGGAATCCAGAGAAGAAGTAAAAATTGAATATGGCGGCCCAGAACTTATTGTTGGTTTTAATCCGCATTTCTTTATTGAAGCTTTAAAAAATATTGAATCAGAAGAGATTGGATTAGAACTTTTAGGGGCGGATAAACCAGGTGTTATAAGAATGAACGATTATCTTTATTTAGCGCTTCCAATGCGTATTTAA
- the rpmH gene encoding 50S ribosomal protein L34: protein MKKTLKTPTKIKGKRKHGFRHRMETPDGREILKRRRQKGRKKLAV from the coding sequence ATGAAAAAGACACTAAAAACACCAACAAAAATAAAAGGTAAAAGAAAGCATGGTTTTCGCCACCGCATGGAAACGCCTGATGGACGAGAAATTCTAAAACGCCGACGACAAAAAGGGCGAAAGAAATTAGCAGTTTAG
- the rpoZ gene encoding DNA-directed RNA polymerase subunit omega — translation MGYQPLEKLLPKAKYSIYKLVLLAAKRATELAEGMPSLISRPSNIKTTTLALDEIMEGKVVLKGAEDQLVPGDLPKIEEEDEKSEEMGAEKEE, via the coding sequence ATGGGGTATCAACCGCTAGAAAAGCTTTTGCCCAAAGCTAAATATAGTATTTACAAACTTGTTTTGTTGGCCGCAAAAAGAGCGACTGAACTTGCCGAAGGGATGCCAAGTCTCATTTCAAGACCTTCGAATATTAAAACAACAACGCTTGCTTTAGACGAAATTATGGAAGGAAAAGTTGTTTTAAAAGGAGCGGAGGATCAGCTTGTTCCTGGGGATTTGCCTAAAATCGAAGAAGAGGATGAAAAATCTGAAGAGATGGGTGCAGAAAAAGAGGAATAG
- a CDS encoding YidC/Oxa1 family insertase periplasmic-domain containing protein: MEKRTFLAILISIVILFGYNALVLKKSPVGEAKNIVLGPSAEETQVFDNKEFTNIEVAEATPDSANFSGAKEEVTIIENDVFKAEFSNIGGNLKKITIKKYQESMPVENIIGLAGYERYPFSLRKSLDNKVIFYYRDDSYEVTKTYDLSKEDYLFNVELNIQNVSGMSKVKNLKINTLTVETSELINDKNNARERGLYEYSVSLDGEIIRKNNAIEFNSKNLFHKMGNVDWSAFRNRYFCAIVKPEFKTKDYKTVPVGKNQLDLILETKNVEMKPGEKISYNAFVYVGPQDKTILSGYDLGIEKVSVFSKYWILDSISNLVVITMNLIYKVIPNWGFCIIMISILFYLVTYPLTIKSMLSMKKMQALQPEITKIREQYKNNPQRLNKEIMDLYKTNSVNPMGGCLPMILQMPAFIALYQALWRTVSLKGANFLWIKDLSMPDRLFIFPFSLPIIGNELNILPIIMMVAMFFQQKASSKNMAATDPNQIMQQKMMTMIFPIFLGFIFYKFSSGLTLYFTMFYILSTFTQMRMSKIKKVG; the protein is encoded by the coding sequence ATGGAAAAAAGAACTTTTTTGGCTATATTAATATCAATAGTTATATTATTTGGATATAACGCTTTAGTATTAAAGAAAAGCCCTGTAGGAGAAGCGAAGAATATTGTTTTAGGTCCTTCAGCAGAAGAAACGCAAGTATTTGACAATAAAGAGTTTACAAATATTGAGGTTGCTGAAGCAACCCCTGATTCAGCAAATTTTTCTGGAGCAAAAGAAGAAGTAACAATAATTGAAAACGATGTTTTTAAGGCAGAATTTTCAAATATTGGCGGTAATTTAAAGAAAATTACAATTAAGAAGTATCAAGAATCCATGCCGGTTGAAAATATTATTGGTTTAGCTGGTTATGAAAGATACCCCTTCTCGCTTCGAAAATCTTTGGACAATAAAGTTATTTTTTATTACAGAGATGATTCATATGAAGTTACAAAAACATATGATTTGTCCAAAGAGGATTATCTCTTCAATGTTGAATTAAACATACAAAATGTTTCAGGAATGTCCAAAGTGAAAAATTTAAAAATAAACACTTTGACTGTTGAAACAAGCGAATTGATTAATGATAAAAATAATGCTCGCGAACGCGGACTTTATGAATATAGCGTTTCTTTAGACGGGGAAATCATAAGAAAAAATAATGCTATTGAGTTTAATTCTAAAAATTTATTTCATAAGATGGGAAATGTTGATTGGTCTGCTTTTAGAAATCGGTATTTTTGTGCTATCGTTAAGCCTGAATTTAAAACAAAAGATTACAAAACGGTTCCTGTTGGAAAAAATCAGCTCGACTTAATTTTAGAAACAAAAAATGTTGAAATGAAGCCTGGAGAAAAAATTTCTTATAACGCTTTTGTTTATGTTGGTCCTCAAGATAAGACAATTTTATCCGGATATGATCTTGGAATTGAAAAAGTGTCTGTTTTTAGTAAATATTGGATATTAGATTCAATATCAAACTTGGTTGTGATCACAATGAACTTGATATACAAGGTTATTCCAAATTGGGGATTTTGTATTATTATGATCAGTATTTTATTTTATTTAGTGACGTATCCGCTGACCATAAAAAGCATGCTTTCTATGAAAAAAATGCAAGCTTTGCAGCCAGAAATTACAAAGATAAGGGAACAATATAAAAACAATCCACAGCGCTTAAACAAAGAGATTATGGATTTGTACAAGACAAATTCAGTAAATCCTATGGGTGGTTGTCTCCCAATGATCTTACAAATGCCTGCATTCATTGCTTTATATCAAGCGCTTTGGAGAACGGTATCTTTAAAAGGAGCAAATTTTTTATGGATTAAAGATCTTTCTATGCCAGATAGATTGTTTATTTTTCCGTTTTCGCTTCCGATTATTGGGAATGAATTAAATATTTTGCCAATTATTATGATGGTAGCGATGTTTTTTCAACAAAAGGCTTCATCCAAAAACATGGCGGCAACAGATCCAAATCAAATAATGCAACAAAAAATGATGACCATGATTTTTCCAATATTTTTAGGATTTATATTTTATAAATTTTCAAGCGGGCTAACATTGTATTTTACGATGTTTTATATTCTCTCGACTTTTACTCAAATGAGAATGTCCAAAATAAAAAAGGTAGGGTAA
- a CDS encoding Jag N-terminal domain-containing protein translates to MPKESNKPAKSIEAYGTTVEEAIQKALKELKVERDRIIVKVVSEEKKGLFGMEGEKPAKIIVSLKES, encoded by the coding sequence ATGCCGAAAGAGTCAAACAAGCCTGCTAAAAGTATTGAGGCATATGGAACAACAGTAGAAGAGGCTATCCAAAAAGCTCTAAAAGAGCTAAAAGTAGAAAGGGATAGAATAATTGTTAAAGTTGTTTCAGAAGAGAAAAAGGGTCTTTTTGGAATGGAAGGCGAAAAACCCGCAAAAATCATTGTTTCTTTGAAGGAATCATAG
- a CDS encoding DUF721 domain-containing protein → MEEIKNIIQDVVKTLSVKEPQEETKIQRIWDNLLNGKIKKHTKIFGIKEGKMIVCVDSPAWMFHLNLKKNKILKEIREEISEVKEICFKLGKVS, encoded by the coding sequence ATGGAAGAAATTAAAAATATTATACAAGATGTTGTGAAAACACTTTCGGTTAAAGAACCTCAAGAAGAAACAAAAATACAAAGAATTTGGGATAATTTACTAAACGGAAAAATAAAAAAACACACAAAAATATTTGGAATTAAAGAAGGAAAAATGATTGTATGCGTGGATTCACCGGCATGGATGTTTCATTTAAATCTTAAAAAAAATAAAATTTTAAAAGAAATTAGAGAAGAGATTTCAGAAGTAAAAGAAATTTGTTTTAAACTAGGAAAGGTATCATGA